Proteins encoded within one genomic window of Bacteroidota bacterium:
- a CDS encoding Crp/Fnr family transcriptional regulator produces MSSTETDQRFIQFLNKFLPFSQEEYDQLMKPYVQVRKFDKKVIVHHAGEMENYINFIVSGLVRKYYKKGKMEINTQISFEDQIIHSQESFHSRKISEYTVETIEPTVMLSITYDDLEKAYAASHKMEHMGRLIITTAMTIKDMWQTQMVTLSPRERFIKFIIKNPELVQRVPQKFLASFLSIKPETFSRFKHLLKDASRKY; encoded by the coding sequence ATTAGTAGCACCGAAACTGACCAGCGATTTATTCAGTTCCTGAATAAATTTCTTCCCTTTTCACAAGAGGAGTATGACCAGTTAATGAAGCCTTATGTCCAGGTTCGGAAATTTGACAAAAAGGTTATCGTACACCACGCAGGGGAAATGGAAAACTATATCAATTTTATAGTATCAGGCCTTGTCCGTAAGTATTATAAAAAAGGAAAAATGGAGATTAATACCCAGATCTCATTTGAAGACCAGATCATTCATTCACAGGAATCATTTCACAGCCGCAAAATATCAGAGTATACGGTTGAAACAATTGAGCCAACAGTAATGCTTTCCATTACCTATGATGACCTGGAAAAAGCTTATGCGGCTTCGCACAAAATGGAACATATGGGCAGGCTTATTATTACTACGGCTATGACAATAAAAGATATGTGGCAAACGCAGATGGTCACTTTATCCCCGAGAGAACGATTTATAAAATTTATAATTAAAAACCCCGAACTGGTACAACGGGTGCCACAGAAATTCCTGGCATCTTTTTTAAGTATCAAACCAGAAACCTTTAGCCGGTTCAAACATTTGCTAAAGGATGCCAGCAGGAAATACTAG
- a CDS encoding iron/manganese transporter produces MNRKHDISVSLSEVHGSVDTNARSKPPWRRMLSFFGPAYLVSVGYMDPGNWATDLAGGSQFGYKLIWVLLMSNLMALLLQSLSARLGIVRGRDLAQANRETYPKYANYALYGLAEIAIAATDLAEVLGMAIGIQLLTGMPLIWAVAITVLDTFLLLLLQRLGIRKMEAFIIGLVFIIGASFLIEIIIAKPKLSEVITGFVPGIPNDTALYIAIGIIGATVMPHNLYLHSALVQTRKIKRDTAGIKRALKLNFIDSAIALNLAFFVNAAILILAATVFFKSGRTDVAEIKTAHELLDPLLGSSLAPKLFAIALICSGQSSTITGTLAGQIVMEGYLRLRINPVLRRLLTRVVAITPAIIVIVINGEKNIDSLLILSQVILSLQLGFAIIPLIHFVSDKKTMGQFVINNLTKILAWLITVVLVYLNMRMVTEQAVGYFESGGTWYWKAIIILSGLIFAGLLVMTIFFPWLKRFRKESSFEMHPAKEGLELIEAPAFNRIAIALDFSENDSKLLAFAIGQSNPSSRFILIHVVESVPAKFYEQESFDYETQKDKERLENYAAQLKQKGFEVAAQLGFNNRAKEIARLSKENNADMLVIGAHGHSGVKDWVYGETIDKVRHELKIPVLIVNL; encoded by the coding sequence ATGAATCGTAAGCATGATATATCTGTTTCGTTAAGCGAAGTACATGGAAGTGTGGATACAAATGCCAGGAGCAAACCCCCATGGCGCAGAATGCTTTCATTCTTTGGCCCGGCCTATCTGGTAAGTGTGGGTTATATGGATCCCGGTAACTGGGCAACTGATTTAGCTGGAGGTAGCCAGTTTGGATACAAACTCATTTGGGTATTATTGATGAGCAACTTGATGGCCTTATTGCTTCAGAGTTTGTCAGCAAGATTAGGAATTGTAAGAGGAAGAGACCTTGCACAAGCCAACAGAGAAACCTATCCCAAATATGCCAACTATGCATTGTATGGTTTGGCAGAAATTGCGATCGCTGCAACAGATCTGGCAGAAGTATTAGGCATGGCGATCGGTATTCAATTGCTTACCGGCATGCCATTGATATGGGCAGTTGCAATAACTGTTCTTGATACATTTCTTTTATTATTGCTGCAGCGATTGGGCATTCGTAAAATGGAAGCATTCATCATCGGGTTGGTATTTATTATCGGCGCATCGTTTCTTATTGAGATCATTATTGCAAAACCAAAATTATCCGAAGTGATAACCGGTTTTGTACCCGGCATTCCCAATGATACTGCATTATATATTGCAATTGGCATTATCGGAGCAACTGTAATGCCGCACAATCTTTACCTGCATTCTGCATTGGTGCAGACACGAAAGATCAAGAGAGATACAGCAGGTATTAAAAGAGCATTAAAACTAAATTTCATTGATAGCGCCATTGCACTCAATCTTGCTTTTTTTGTAAATGCGGCCATCCTGATCTTAGCAGCCACTGTTTTTTTCAAAAGCGGAAGAACGGATGTAGCTGAAATAAAAACAGCACATGAATTGCTCGATCCATTATTAGGAAGCAGCCTTGCACCAAAACTTTTTGCTATTGCATTAATTTGTTCCGGCCAAAGCTCAACTATCACAGGCACATTAGCAGGACAAATCGTAATGGAAGGTTATCTCCGATTACGCATCAACCCTGTGTTAAGAAGATTATTGACGAGGGTAGTTGCTATCACACCCGCCATCATTGTAATTGTTATTAATGGAGAAAAGAATATTGACAGCCTGCTTATTTTAAGCCAGGTAATTCTAAGCCTGCAATTAGGATTTGCAATTATCCCATTGATCCATTTTGTAAGCGATAAAAAAACAATGGGGCAATTTGTCATTAACAATCTTACCAAAATACTGGCATGGCTGATCACCGTTGTACTTGTTTACCTGAATATGCGGATGGTAACAGAGCAAGCCGTTGGGTATTTCGAATCAGGCGGTACCTGGTACTGGAAAGCCATTATTATTCTTAGCGGATTAATTTTTGCCGGCTTGCTTGTTATGACAATATTTTTTCCCTGGCTCAAACGGTTCAGAAAAGAATCTTCTTTTGAAATGCATCCGGCTAAGGAAGGGCTTGAGTTGATAGAGGCTCCGGCGTTTAACCGTATTGCCATAGCATTGGATTTTAGTGAGAATGATTCGAAGCTATTGGCATTTGCAATCGGGCAAAGTAATCCAAGCTCAAGATTTATTCTTATACATGTTGTAGAAAGTGTACCTGCAAAATTCTATGAACAGGAAAGTTTTGATTATGAAACGCAGAAAGATAAAGAACGACTTGAAAACTATGCTGCGCAATTAAAACAAAAAGGGTTTGAAGTAGCAGCACAACTCGGCTTCAACAACAGGGCAAAAGAAATTGCACGATTATCAAAAGAAAATAATGCTGATATGCTGGTGATCGGGGCACATGGCCACAGCGGTGTGAAAGACTGGGTGTATGGAGAAACAATTGACAAAGTAAGACATGAATTAAAAATTCCTGTATTGATAGTAAACTTATAA
- a CDS encoding metal-dependent transcriptional regulator, which translates to MLNFSTSEENYIKTIYHLQQQDGTVTTNELADRLHTKPASITDMMKKLKVKKLVNYQPYQGFRLTAEGSKVALGIIRRHRLWEYFLAEKLKFSWDEVHAVAEDMEHISSKKLIDKLDEFLGFPKFDPHGDPIPDANGKLETGKKFVLAEIPVNKPVIVSQVTNQSTELLEVLKHQNISIGTRLEIKRKFDFDNSVEIKINKQPTITISEQLAKNIFVKYES; encoded by the coding sequence ATGCTTAATTTTTCGACCAGTGAAGAGAACTATATCAAGACCATTTACCACTTGCAGCAGCAGGATGGTACGGTAACCACCAATGAACTGGCTGATCGGCTCCATACCAAACCCGCTTCCATCACGGATATGATGAAAAAGCTAAAGGTTAAAAAACTGGTGAACTATCAACCTTACCAGGGTTTTCGTCTCACGGCAGAAGGTAGTAAAGTTGCACTGGGTATTATCCGCCGTCACCGGCTTTGGGAATATTTCTTAGCAGAAAAACTGAAGTTTAGCTGGGATGAAGTACATGCTGTTGCCGAAGATATGGAGCACATAAGCAGTAAAAAATTGATTGATAAACTGGATGAGTTTTTGGGTTTTCCAAAATTCGACCCTCATGGCGACCCGATCCCTGATGCGAATGGAAAACTGGAAACAGGAAAAAAATTTGTATTAGCTGAAATACCTGTTAACAAACCGGTTATTGTAAGCCAGGTAACTAACCAGAGTACCGAATTACTTGAAGTACTCAAACATCAAAACATTTCTATCGGCACACGTCTTGAAATAAAAAGAAAATTTGATTTTGATAATTCAGTTGAAATAAAAATTAATAAACAGCCTACGATCACTATCAGTGAGCAGTTGGCAAAAAATATTTTCGTAAAATATGAATCGTAA
- the glgP gene encoding alpha-glucan family phosphorylase, which produces MSFQNFKIPYQVDDRYSKSVAYFSMEFATHQPLKIYSGGLGFLAGSHMRSAYELRQNLIGIGILWKYGYYDQSRNQDQTLQVTWMEKNSAFLEDTGIKFQITVHEHPVWVKAFYLNPETFKTAPMFLLSTDLPENDYVSQTISHRLYDANVATKVAQFILLGVGGAKLLDEIGFTAERYHLNEAHAVSAAFYLYNKFNKDLDEVKKRLVFTTHTPEEAGNEKHDIYLCHKMSYFCGLTVDEVKKLCGLPDDRFNHSLAALRFARLANGVSQLHGVVSREMWKNYENVCPIISITNSQNWRYWADKQMYRFMEEGNDWGFDDRKKHLKRRAFEIVADQTGKLFDPNVFTIVWARRFAGYKRANLITTDEKRFERLLGNSKYPVQILWAGKPYPVDYPAISEFNNLVHLSKNYKNVAVLVGYELALSKRMKQAADVWLNNPRVPREASGTSGMTAAMNGAVNFSTDDGWIPEFINHGHNGFVVPKADYGKMAVHEQDEYDLNHLYEILEKQILPLYYNNYDTWRAIMKNGMQDVRFQFDSNRMAHEYYELLYR; this is translated from the coding sequence ATGAGTTTTCAAAATTTCAAAATTCCGTACCAGGTTGATGACCGTTATTCAAAATCCGTTGCCTATTTCTCCATGGAATTTGCTACACACCAGCCATTAAAAATTTACAGTGGTGGTTTAGGTTTTCTTGCCGGTTCACATATGCGTAGCGCTTATGAGCTCAGGCAGAATTTAATCGGCATTGGTATTTTATGGAAATACGGATATTATGATCAGTCCCGTAACCAGGATCAAACGTTGCAAGTAACCTGGATGGAAAAAAATTCTGCTTTCTTAGAAGATACCGGGATAAAATTTCAGATCACCGTACATGAACATCCTGTTTGGGTAAAAGCTTTTTACCTGAACCCCGAAACATTCAAGACAGCTCCGATGTTTTTGTTGTCAACAGATCTTCCGGAAAATGATTATGTATCACAAACAATTTCTCATCGGCTGTATGATGCAAATGTGGCTACCAAAGTAGCACAGTTTATTTTACTTGGTGTAGGCGGTGCCAAACTGCTGGATGAGATCGGTTTTACTGCCGAACGTTACCATTTGAATGAAGCACATGCTGTGTCAGCGGCATTTTATCTTTATAATAAATTCAACAAAGATCTTGATGAAGTAAAAAAACGGTTAGTGTTTACTACGCATACACCTGAAGAAGCAGGCAATGAAAAACATGATATTTATCTCTGTCATAAGATGAGTTATTTCTGTGGACTGACAGTAGATGAAGTAAAAAAACTCTGCGGGTTACCGGATGATCGGTTTAACCACTCACTTGCAGCATTACGTTTTGCAAGACTGGCAAACGGTGTATCGCAATTGCATGGTGTGGTATCAAGAGAAATGTGGAAGAATTATGAAAATGTTTGCCCGATCATATCTATTACCAATTCACAAAACTGGCGATACTGGGCTGATAAACAGATGTACCGTTTTATGGAAGAAGGTAATGACTGGGGATTTGATGATCGAAAAAAACATTTGAAAAGAAGGGCATTTGAAATTGTTGCAGATCAAACCGGAAAATTGTTTGATCCCAATGTATTCACAATTGTTTGGGCAAGAAGATTTGCAGGTTATAAAAGAGCGAACCTTATAACGACGGATGAAAAACGTTTTGAAAGATTGCTGGGAAATAGCAAATATCCTGTACAGATACTCTGGGCAGGTAAACCTTACCCGGTTGATTATCCTGCTATATCGGAGTTCAATAATCTTGTTCATTTGAGTAAGAATTATAAAAATGTAGCTGTATTAGTTGGCTATGAATTGGCTTTATCCAAACGGATGAAACAAGCTGCAGATGTATGGTTGAATAATCCCCGTGTACCAAGAGAAGCCTCAGGCACAAGTGGTATGACAGCTGCAATGAATGGTGCAGTAAATTTTTCTACTGATGATGGATGGATACCAGAGTTTATCAATCATGGACATAATGGTTTTGTGGTGCCAAAAGCCGATTACGGAAAAATGGCGGTGCATGAACAGGATGAGTACGACCTGAATCACTTATATGAAATACTGGAGAAACAGATACTGCCTTTATACTACAACAACTATGATACCTGGCGTGCCATCATGAAGAATGGTATGCAGGATGTTCGTTTCCAGTTCGATAGTAACCGGATGGCGCATGAATACTATGAATTGCTGTACAGGTAA